Proteins from a genomic interval of Rhodothermus marinus:
- the prfA gene encoding peptide chain release factor 1, whose translation MIPKEPLEEIKRRYEEVTQALSDPEVAADPKRLAELGREHASLRAVVEAIEAYERLLAEQESLRELIRTESDPELIRMARHELEELEERLPAVEEDLRLRLIPQDEMDRRNAIVEIRAGTGGDEAALFAGDLFRMYSRFAERKGWKLEVLDASPGTVGGFKEIIFSLKGPDVYGTMKYESGVHRVQRVPATESQGRIHTSAASVVVLPEAEEVDVEIRPEDLRIDVFRASGAGGQHVNRTESAVRITHIPTGIVVSCQDEKSQHQNRERAMRILRARLYELEQERQRAERDAVRRASIKTGDRSAKIRTYNFPQDRVTDHRLEGELKNWPLHRIIEGELDELINALRTAEHAERLAQLKA comes from the coding sequence ATGATCCCGAAAGAGCCGCTGGAGGAAATCAAACGCCGTTACGAGGAAGTCACGCAGGCGCTGTCGGACCCGGAGGTGGCCGCCGATCCGAAGCGGCTGGCCGAGCTCGGACGCGAACATGCCAGCCTGCGCGCCGTCGTCGAGGCCATCGAAGCCTACGAGCGCCTGCTGGCCGAGCAGGAAAGCCTGCGCGAGCTGATCCGCACCGAGTCGGACCCGGAATTGATCCGCATGGCCCGGCATGAGCTGGAAGAACTGGAGGAGCGGTTACCGGCCGTCGAGGAAGACCTGCGGCTGCGCCTGATTCCGCAGGACGAAATGGACCGGCGCAACGCCATCGTGGAGATCCGGGCCGGCACGGGCGGCGACGAAGCGGCGCTGTTTGCCGGCGATCTGTTCCGCATGTACAGCCGCTTTGCCGAGCGAAAGGGCTGGAAGCTGGAAGTGCTCGACGCTTCGCCGGGCACGGTGGGCGGCTTCAAGGAGATCATCTTCAGCCTGAAGGGGCCGGACGTTTACGGCACCATGAAGTACGAAAGCGGGGTGCATCGCGTGCAGCGTGTGCCCGCCACGGAATCGCAGGGACGCATCCACACTTCGGCCGCCAGCGTGGTCGTGCTGCCCGAGGCCGAGGAAGTGGACGTGGAGATCCGGCCCGAAGACCTGCGCATCGACGTGTTCCGGGCCAGCGGTGCCGGTGGGCAGCACGTCAACCGCACCGAGTCGGCCGTCCGCATTACACATATCCCTACCGGCATTGTCGTCTCCTGTCAGGACGAAAAGAGTCAACATCAGAACAGAGAACGCGCCATGCGCATCCTGCGCGCGCGCCTGTATGAACTGGAGCAGGAGCGCCAGCGGGCCGAACGCGACGCGGTGCGACGGGCTTCCATCAAAACCGGTGACCGCTCGGCCAAAATCCGCACCTACAACTTCCCGCAGGACCGGGTGACCGACCACCGCCTCGAAGGTGAGCTGAAAAACTGGCCGCTGCACCGCATCATCGAAGGCGAGCTGGACGAACTGATCAACGCGCTGCGCACGGCCGAACACGCCGAGCGTCTGGCTCAGCTCAAGGCCTAA
- the rpsF gene encoding 30S ribosomal protein S6 — MSEVKNFYELTYIINAALSDDQIKEVIRRVNQYIEEHGGEIVEVDEWGTRRLAYPIQKRRNGYYVNMYFRAPASLIAALERFLEIDEQVLRYLTLRMDAKMLRHYERRKQQAVEAARPRPKDVAVEEEEDVEVEDEEEEEE; from the coding sequence ATGTCGGAAGTGAAGAACTTCTACGAGCTGACCTACATCATCAACGCGGCGCTCAGCGACGACCAGATCAAGGAAGTCATCCGCCGCGTCAACCAGTACATCGAAGAGCACGGCGGCGAGATCGTTGAAGTCGACGAGTGGGGCACGCGGCGCCTGGCCTATCCGATCCAGAAGCGGCGGAACGGCTACTACGTGAACATGTACTTCCGGGCGCCCGCCTCGTTGATCGCCGCCCTGGAGCGCTTCCTGGAGATCGACGAGCAGGTGCTGCGTTACCTGACGCTGCGCATGGACGCGAAGATGCTGCGTCACTACGAGCGGCGTAAGCAGCAGGCCGTCGAGGCGGCGCGGCCGCGTCCGAAAGACGTAGCGGTGGAAGAAGAGGAGGATGTCGAAGTGGAGGATGAGGAAGAAGAAGAGGAATAA
- the rpsR gene encoding 30S ribosomal protein S18: protein MARKRDLEYVDYKDVEFLKQFINEQGKILPRRITGVSAKTQRQIARAIKRARHLALLPFVAEAVK, encoded by the coding sequence ATGGCACGCAAGCGCGATCTGGAATACGTCGATTACAAGGACGTCGAGTTTCTGAAGCAGTTTATCAACGAGCAGGGTAAGATCCTGCCGCGTCGGATTACCGGCGTGTCGGCCAAGACGCAGCGGCAGATCGCCCGGGCCATCAAGCGGGCGCGCCACCTGGCGTTGCTGCCGTTTGTGGCCGAAGCGGTCAAGTAA
- the rplI gene encoding 50S ribosomal protein L9, producing MKVLLLQDVEKLGLEGEVVTVKDGYGRNYLIPKGLAIEATPSVLKDLEERRRQQARKLARQREEAQRMAEELAKTEVVIRAKVGEENRIFGTVTSTQVADYLAQKGFRIDRRRIEMPEDIRMLGVYTARVKLHPEVVAQIKIRVEPETAEG from the coding sequence ATGAAAGTACTCTTGTTGCAGGACGTAGAGAAGCTGGGTCTGGAGGGGGAGGTGGTTACCGTCAAAGACGGTTACGGACGGAACTACCTGATTCCGAAGGGCCTGGCCATCGAGGCGACGCCGAGCGTGCTCAAGGACCTGGAAGAGCGGCGCCGCCAGCAGGCGCGTAAGCTGGCCCGCCAGCGGGAAGAAGCCCAGCGCATGGCCGAGGAGCTGGCGAAGACCGAAGTGGTCATTCGCGCCAAGGTCGGCGAGGAGAACCGCATCTTCGGGACGGTTACCTCGACGCAGGTGGCCGACTATCTGGCGCAGAAAGGCTTCAGGATCGACCGGCGTCGCATCGAGATGCCCGAAGATATCCGTATGCTGGGCGTCTACACGGCCCGCGTCAAGCTCCATCCCGAAGTGGTGGCGCAGATCAAGATCCGCGTCGAGCCGGAGACGGCCGAAGGCTGA
- a CDS encoding protein-disulfide reductase DsbD family protein: protein MKICRRSRYTGLLILLALLASPARAQRATEIVQWRARTQPERVAPGDSLWLRLEATIAEGWKVYALDSPPPTRGVRVRLDTLPDLRQAGSPRQQTPLESYDPFFEKVVRYFLNRAALAVPLVVTADATPGTRTLRARVAFMTCNDRVCLPPTEVPVEATVQIDPQATSKTAPPRFEPAVPPIEPEAAPPTSDETPALTDAAAQDLVRARSGGLWGFLLLAVGAGLAALLTPCVFPMIPLTVSFFTRQSGSRAQAVRMALVYGLAIVVTFTGLGVLTALLVGASGAQTIAANPWVNLFIGLVFILFALSLLGLYELRLPSGLVNYFNRQSQTHGGYLGVLFMGLTLTLVSFSCTAPFVGGLLAATALGEWGYPVLGMVAFSLTFATPFVLFALFPRALEALPRSGAWMQTIKVVLGFVELAAALKFLSNADLVWGWGLLSRPLVIALVSVLFFLTGLYLIGKLRLPHEPPVETVGVGRLLVAVLFFGLSLYMLPGLLGAPLGNLDAYLPPRRATDVGLVALLQGSGNGENGAEMSWHEDPDAAFAEAQATGRPVFIDFTGYTCTNCRQMEATVFPHPEVAKRLQNDFVRLRLYTDDASVGPEWQRYQLQLTGTVALPTYAIVAPEGGPLLARHTGMASVEEFLAFLEEGTRVFQQRLARQQRTQTAEPTAALR, encoded by the coding sequence ATGAAGATCTGCAGGCGGTCGCGATACACAGGGCTTCTGATCTTACTCGCGCTGCTGGCGTCGCCGGCCCGGGCGCAGCGGGCGACCGAGATCGTGCAGTGGCGCGCCCGTACGCAGCCCGAGCGTGTGGCGCCGGGCGACTCGCTCTGGCTCCGCCTGGAGGCGACGATCGCCGAGGGGTGGAAGGTCTATGCGCTCGACTCGCCGCCGCCCACGCGGGGCGTCCGGGTGCGTCTCGACACGCTCCCCGACCTCCGACAGGCCGGATCGCCACGCCAGCAGACGCCGCTGGAAAGCTACGATCCTTTCTTTGAGAAAGTCGTCCGCTATTTCCTGAACCGGGCCGCGCTGGCGGTGCCGCTGGTGGTGACGGCGGACGCCACGCCCGGCACGCGCACGCTGCGTGCCCGGGTGGCGTTTATGACCTGCAACGATCGGGTCTGCCTGCCGCCCACCGAAGTGCCGGTCGAAGCGACCGTACAGATCGACCCGCAGGCCACCTCCAAGACTGCGCCGCCACGTTTCGAGCCGGCCGTGCCGCCCATCGAGCCGGAGGCTGCACCGCCGACGTCCGACGAGACCCCGGCTTTGACCGACGCCGCCGCGCAGGACCTGGTGCGGGCCCGTTCGGGCGGCCTCTGGGGCTTTTTGCTGCTGGCCGTAGGCGCCGGACTGGCCGCGCTGCTCACGCCCTGCGTCTTTCCCATGATTCCGCTGACCGTCTCGTTCTTCACGCGGCAGAGCGGCAGCCGCGCACAGGCCGTCCGCATGGCGCTCGTCTACGGTCTGGCCATCGTCGTGACCTTCACGGGACTGGGCGTGCTGACGGCCCTGCTCGTGGGCGCTTCCGGTGCACAGACCATCGCGGCCAATCCCTGGGTCAACCTGTTCATCGGGCTGGTTTTCATCCTGTTTGCGCTGTCGTTGCTCGGACTCTACGAGCTGCGCCTGCCCTCCGGGCTCGTCAACTACTTCAACCGCCAGAGCCAGACGCACGGCGGCTACCTGGGCGTGCTCTTCATGGGGCTGACGCTCACGCTCGTATCGTTTTCCTGCACGGCCCCCTTTGTCGGCGGACTGCTGGCCGCTACGGCGCTGGGCGAGTGGGGCTATCCTGTGCTGGGCATGGTGGCCTTCAGCCTGACGTTCGCGACGCCGTTCGTGCTGTTTGCGCTGTTTCCGCGGGCGCTCGAAGCGCTGCCGCGATCGGGCGCCTGGATGCAGACGATCAAGGTGGTGCTGGGCTTCGTGGAGCTGGCCGCCGCGCTGAAGTTTCTCTCGAACGCCGATCTGGTCTGGGGCTGGGGGCTGCTTTCCCGGCCGCTGGTGATCGCGCTGGTCTCGGTGCTGTTTTTCCTGACGGGCCTGTACCTGATCGGCAAGTTGCGACTGCCCCATGAGCCGCCCGTCGAGACCGTGGGCGTCGGGCGTCTACTGGTGGCCGTGCTGTTCTTCGGCCTGTCGCTCTACATGCTGCCCGGACTGCTGGGCGCGCCGCTGGGGAACCTGGACGCCTACCTGCCGCCGCGCCGTGCCACCGATGTGGGGCTGGTGGCGCTGCTTCAGGGAAGCGGAAACGGCGAAAATGGGGCAGAGATGAGCTGGCACGAAGACCCGGACGCCGCCTTTGCGGAAGCGCAGGCGACGGGCCGACCTGTGTTCATCGACTTTACAGGCTACACCTGCACGAATTGTCGCCAGATGGAGGCCACCGTCTTCCCGCATCCGGAAGTCGCAAAGCGGCTGCAGAACGACTTCGTGCGGCTCCGGCTCTATACCGACGATGCTTCGGTGGGGCCGGAGTGGCAGCGGTATCAGCTCCAGTTGACCGGTACGGTGGCTTTGCCGACCTACGCGATCGTGGCGCCGGAAGGCGGGCCGTTGCTGGCTCGACACACCGGGATGGCTTCGGTGGAAGAATTTTTGGCGTTTCTGGAAGAAGGAACCCGGGTTTTTCAGCAACGGCTGGCCCGGCAGCAACGCACGCAGACCGCCGAACCCACCGCCGCCCTGCGTTGA
- a CDS encoding MFS transporter, whose translation MTRPATTPTTRRAFWLIVLFGLVSLLADLTYESARSLIGPYLGWLGASATAVGVVAGAGELVGYGLRLVSGYLSDRTRRYWTLTLLGYAVNLLAVPALALVGRWEVAAALIIAERAGKALRTPARDVLLSHATAQIGHGRGFGLHEALDQIGAVAGPLLMAGVLLQGGDYRTAFALLLVPALLALGLLGVARLRYPRPQELEATPTVAPADRTFPRTFWIYLIGAGLLAAGYADFPLIAYHFREAGVLPEAWIPLSYALAMGVDAGAALLLGRWFDRFGPITLALAVALTSAFAPLVFLGGAAAAWTGMALWGVGMGAQESILRATLARMIAPERRGTAFGLFHAVFGVCWFAGSALLGVLYDISIPALVGVAVTLQVLAALVLGWMSRQPKR comes from the coding sequence ATGACACGTCCCGCCACGACGCCAACCACGCGACGGGCCTTCTGGCTGATCGTGCTGTTCGGGCTGGTCAGCCTGCTGGCTGATCTCACCTACGAGAGCGCCCGGAGCCTGATCGGTCCCTACCTGGGCTGGCTGGGCGCCTCGGCCACGGCGGTGGGCGTGGTGGCCGGTGCAGGTGAGCTGGTGGGCTACGGGCTGCGGCTTGTCAGCGGCTATCTGAGCGACCGGACGCGCCGCTACTGGACGCTTACGCTGCTGGGCTATGCGGTGAACCTGCTGGCCGTGCCGGCGCTGGCGCTGGTCGGTCGCTGGGAGGTGGCGGCCGCGCTGATCATTGCCGAACGCGCCGGCAAGGCGCTGCGCACCCCGGCGCGCGACGTGCTGCTCTCGCACGCCACAGCCCAGATAGGCCACGGCCGGGGATTCGGACTGCACGAAGCGCTCGATCAGATCGGGGCCGTGGCCGGACCGCTCCTGATGGCCGGTGTGCTGCTGCAGGGCGGCGACTACCGGACGGCCTTCGCGCTGCTGCTGGTGCCGGCGCTGCTCGCGCTGGGACTGCTCGGCGTGGCCCGGCTACGCTACCCGCGACCGCAGGAGCTGGAAGCAACCCCCACGGTGGCTCCGGCGGATCGGACGTTTCCACGCACGTTCTGGATCTACCTGATCGGAGCCGGCCTGCTGGCCGCCGGATACGCAGACTTTCCGCTGATCGCCTATCACTTCCGGGAGGCCGGCGTATTGCCCGAAGCCTGGATTCCCCTGAGCTATGCGCTGGCGATGGGCGTCGATGCAGGAGCGGCCCTGCTGCTGGGGCGCTGGTTCGACCGCTTCGGCCCGATCACGCTGGCGCTGGCCGTGGCGCTGACGTCCGCCTTCGCACCGCTGGTGTTTCTGGGAGGCGCGGCGGCCGCCTGGACGGGTATGGCGCTCTGGGGCGTGGGCATGGGCGCGCAGGAGTCCATCCTGCGGGCCACGCTGGCCCGGATGATCGCGCCGGAACGGCGGGGTACCGCCTTCGGACTGTTTCACGCGGTCTTCGGCGTGTGCTGGTTTGCGGGGAGCGCGCTGCTGGGCGTGCTCTACGACATCTCGATTCCGGCGCTGGTCGGGGTGGCCGTGACGCTGCAGGTGCTGGCCGCGCTGGTTCTGGGCTGGATGAGTCGTCAGCCGAAGCGATAG
- a CDS encoding FecCD family ABC transporter permease, producing the protein MRLRPLTLSCWLLGLLLASVVAGVALGSVSLAPDVVVRVLLGRMTGAAVDPVAERIVWQLRLPRVLMALLTGGGLAIVGVAMQTLVRNPLAEPYILGLSSGASAGASLFYLGFLPPLLSRTLSMPLAAFLGALLALTLVYLVARQNGVLSVTRLLLGGVAISALMASITSFVTFASPSPDKLRAVLFWLMGSFSGARWSLLPLPALATLLGLLGMLALTRPMDLLLLGEEPAAQLGIPVELAKRLLILISALVTGTLVAFSGTIGFVGLIIPHAVRALTGVPHRRVVPLSFLLGAAFLIWADLVARLLLPGTELPVGVVTALCGVPFFLMLLRRSHYRFG; encoded by the coding sequence ATGAGGCTGCGTCCGCTCACGCTGAGCTGCTGGCTGCTCGGGCTACTGCTCGCCTCGGTGGTGGCCGGGGTTGCGCTCGGAAGCGTCTCGCTGGCGCCGGACGTGGTGGTGCGCGTGCTGCTCGGACGCATGACCGGCGCGGCGGTCGATCCGGTGGCCGAACGGATCGTCTGGCAACTCCGGCTGCCCCGCGTGCTGATGGCCCTGCTGACCGGTGGCGGGCTGGCCATCGTGGGCGTGGCCATGCAGACGCTGGTGCGCAACCCGCTGGCCGAGCCCTACATTCTGGGGCTTTCGAGCGGGGCCAGTGCCGGCGCTTCGCTGTTCTACCTGGGCTTTCTCCCACCGCTGCTGTCGCGCACGCTCTCGATGCCGCTGGCGGCTTTTCTGGGCGCCCTGCTGGCGCTGACGCTCGTCTATCTCGTGGCGCGACAGAACGGTGTGCTTTCGGTCACACGGCTGCTGCTGGGCGGCGTGGCGATCTCGGCGCTCATGGCTTCGATCACGTCGTTCGTCACGTTCGCCTCGCCCAGTCCCGACAAGCTCCGCGCCGTACTGTTCTGGCTGATGGGTTCGTTCAGCGGGGCCCGCTGGTCGCTGCTACCGTTGCCCGCTCTGGCCACGCTGCTGGGGCTGCTCGGCATGCTGGCGCTCACGCGGCCTATGGACCTGCTGCTGCTGGGCGAGGAGCCGGCCGCCCAGCTCGGCATCCCTGTCGAACTGGCCAAACGCCTGCTGATCCTGATCTCGGCACTGGTCACCGGTACGCTCGTGGCGTTTTCCGGAACGATCGGCTTCGTCGGGCTGATCATTCCGCATGCCGTCCGCGCCCTGACGGGCGTGCCGCACCGGCGGGTGGTGCCGCTGAGCTTCCTGCTGGGCGCCGCCTTTCTGATCTGGGCCGATCTGGTCGCCCGCCTGCTGCTTCCCGGCACCGAACTACCGGTGGGCGTCGTCACCGCCCTCTGTGGCGTGCCGTTCTTTCTGATGCTGCTGCGCCGCAGCCACTATCGCTTCGGCTGA
- a CDS encoding ABC transporter substrate-binding protein, giving the protein MTCTPAFKKMKPVRLLLLLLLLGLGACQQASGPASGALTVTDDLGRTITLPHVPERVVTLAPSLTEIVFAAGAGPKLVGVTTADDYPPAVDTLPRFGALPVNFEAIVALQPDLVLATDQVNNPRDAATFEALGLPVYFFSYHSLEDVLEAILTTGKLLGTEAAARRTVDSLRARLAKLAAAVDTLRHRPTVLVLISDETLYAFGQGSYVHDLVARAGGKSLTDSLSNPAPVLSDELVLQLQPEVIVVTAGADYDPARLLRHHPSWDLLPAVRNRRICGVEPSLILRPGPRLVAGLEALLHCLHPELARKLSP; this is encoded by the coding sequence ATGACCTGCACGCCAGCCTTCAAAAAGATGAAGCCTGTCCGGTTGCTCCTGCTGCTGTTGTTGCTGGGGCTCGGCGCCTGCCAGCAGGCGTCCGGGCCTGCCAGCGGTGCGCTGACGGTTACCGACGATCTGGGCCGCACGATCACACTGCCGCACGTGCCGGAGCGCGTCGTGACGCTGGCACCGAGCCTGACCGAGATTGTCTTTGCCGCCGGGGCCGGGCCCAAGCTGGTGGGCGTCACCACGGCCGACGATTATCCGCCGGCCGTCGATACGTTGCCGCGCTTCGGTGCGCTGCCGGTCAACTTCGAGGCGATCGTCGCCCTGCAACCGGACCTGGTGCTGGCCACCGATCAGGTGAACAATCCGCGCGATGCGGCCACCTTCGAGGCGCTCGGTCTTCCCGTGTATTTCTTCTCATACCATTCGCTGGAGGACGTGCTGGAAGCGATCCTGACCACCGGAAAATTGCTGGGCACCGAAGCAGCCGCCCGTCGCACCGTCGATTCGCTACGGGCACGTCTGGCGAAGCTGGCGGCGGCCGTCGATACGCTGCGCCACCGCCCCACCGTGCTGGTGCTGATCAGTGACGAAACGCTCTACGCCTTCGGTCAGGGTAGCTACGTACACGACCTGGTGGCGCGGGCCGGAGGCAAAAGCCTGACGGACTCGCTGTCCAATCCGGCCCCGGTGCTGAGCGACGAGCTGGTGCTGCAGCTTCAGCCCGAGGTGATCGTCGTGACGGCCGGCGCCGACTATGACCCGGCCCGGCTGCTCCGGCACCACCCGTCCTGGGACCTGCTGCCGGCCGTTCGCAACCGGCGCATCTGTGGCGTCGAACCCTCGCTGATCCTGCGGCCCGGTCCGCGCCTGGTGGCCGGTCTGGAGGCCCTGCTGCACTGCCTGCACCCGGAGCTGGCCCGCAAGCTGTCGCCATGA
- a CDS encoding sigma-54-dependent transcriptional regulator, with product MSKACVFVVDDEPKLGELFANVLRRDGYEVHAFVHPQAMLEAIEDGQQPDVVLADLMMPEINGIELLERLRKRRLHVPVIIMTAHSSVQTAVEAMRRGAFHYLQKPVNLEEMRMLLKKAIGRNERTSVSQPSPQGEAAAYPIEGILGDSEPIRRVRQTIEMLRDVPGTIVLIRGETGTGKNLVARTIHANSCYSSGRFVEINCAALPDNLLEAELFGYEKGAFTDARTSKPGLLEVADGGTVFLDEIDSMSLALQAKLLSFLESRTFRRLGGIDDIQVNVRILCATNVNLEQLVAERKFRQDLFYRINVVNIYLPALREMGRDVLLIARHFIEQFNRELGRQVKGLTPEAEKKLLDYHWPGNVRELRNVLERAMIFNRKEWIDADDLHLLPATASSNGVALPPSNGVFYFPSGSTLEELEKAYILHTLKHYKASFTEAARMLGISKKTLWEKRKRYNLDRELARS from the coding sequence ATGTCGAAGGCCTGTGTGTTTGTGGTGGATGACGAGCCCAAGCTGGGCGAGCTGTTTGCCAACGTGCTCCGGCGGGACGGTTACGAGGTGCATGCCTTCGTGCATCCCCAGGCAATGCTGGAAGCCATCGAAGACGGGCAGCAGCCCGACGTGGTGCTGGCCGATCTGATGATGCCGGAGATCAACGGCATCGAATTGCTGGAACGGCTTCGCAAACGTCGGCTTCACGTGCCGGTCATTATCATGACGGCGCATTCGTCGGTGCAGACGGCCGTCGAGGCCATGCGCCGGGGTGCCTTTCACTATCTGCAGAAGCCGGTCAATCTGGAAGAAATGCGCATGCTGCTCAAGAAGGCCATCGGCCGGAATGAGCGCACGTCGGTTTCACAGCCCTCGCCGCAGGGGGAAGCGGCCGCCTATCCGATCGAAGGCATTCTGGGCGACAGCGAGCCGATTCGTCGGGTGCGCCAGACCATCGAGATGCTCCGGGACGTGCCGGGTACGATCGTACTGATCCGGGGCGAAACCGGCACCGGCAAAAACCTGGTGGCCCGCACCATTCACGCCAACTCCTGCTACAGCAGCGGGCGTTTTGTGGAGATCAACTGTGCGGCGCTGCCCGACAACCTGCTGGAGGCCGAACTGTTCGGCTATGAAAAAGGCGCCTTCACCGATGCACGCACCTCCAAGCCGGGTCTGCTCGAAGTGGCCGACGGGGGGACCGTCTTTCTGGACGAGATCGACTCGATGAGTCTGGCGCTGCAGGCCAAATTGCTTTCGTTTCTGGAAAGCCGGACGTTCCGGCGTCTGGGCGGTATCGACGACATTCAGGTCAACGTGCGTATTCTGTGCGCCACCAACGTCAACCTGGAGCAGCTGGTGGCCGAGCGGAAGTTCCGGCAGGACCTCTTCTACCGGATCAACGTGGTCAATATCTACCTGCCGGCGCTGCGGGAGATGGGCCGCGACGTGCTTCTGATCGCCCGGCATTTCATCGAGCAGTTCAACAGAGAACTGGGCCGGCAGGTGAAGGGCCTGACGCCCGAAGCGGAAAAGAAGCTGCTGGACTATCACTGGCCCGGCAACGTGCGTGAGCTGCGCAACGTGCTCGAACGGGCCATGATTTTCAACAGAAAGGAGTGGATCGACGCCGACGATCTGCACCTGCTGCCTGCTACTGCGTCTTCCAACGGAGTGGCCCTGCCGCCTTCCAACGGTGTGTTCTACTTCCCCAGCGGGAGCACGCTGGAAGAGCTGGAAAAAGCCTATATCCTGCACACGCTCAAGCACTACAAGGCCAGCTTCACCGAAGCCGCCCGCATGCTGGGCATTTCCAAAAAGACGCTCTGGGAGAAGCGCAAACGCTACAATCTGGATCGCGAGCTGGCGCGCTCCTGA
- a CDS encoding calcium/sodium antiporter: protein MGDALLWIVLGLGGLYLGAEGLVRGSAALALRLGVSPLVIGLTIVAWGTSSPEIVVSVQAALRGSADVAVGNVVGSNICNIALILGLASVLQPLRVQARLLRLDVPLLIGVSLLSGGLLWDGRLGWQGGVLLLGLLGCYTGLNFYLSRKESPELLQEGTATLPHPLRHPWIEGAIVVLGLGLLVVGGHWFLEGAVTLARWLGLSEAFIGLSVVAVGTSLPELATSVVAALRREADIAVGNVVGSNLFNLLAILGLSAVVRPLQTTDVQHLDLLVMNALTWVLLPLMWSGHRIHRGEGLLLLGLYGAYLLGRAAL from the coding sequence ATGGGCGACGCGCTGCTCTGGATCGTCCTGGGTCTGGGAGGGCTCTATCTCGGGGCGGAGGGGCTGGTGCGGGGAAGTGCGGCACTGGCCCTTCGGCTGGGCGTCTCGCCGCTGGTCATCGGGCTGACGATCGTGGCCTGGGGGACCAGTAGTCCGGAAATTGTCGTGAGTGTGCAGGCCGCGCTGAGGGGAAGTGCGGATGTGGCTGTGGGCAATGTGGTGGGGTCCAACATCTGCAACATTGCACTGATTCTCGGTCTGGCGTCGGTCTTGCAGCCGCTCAGGGTACAGGCGCGTCTGCTCCGGCTGGACGTACCGCTGCTGATCGGGGTTTCGCTGCTGAGCGGAGGGCTGCTGTGGGATGGGCGGCTGGGATGGCAGGGCGGGGTGTTGTTGCTGGGACTGCTGGGTTGTTACACGGGGCTCAACTTCTACCTGAGTCGCAAAGAAAGCCCGGAACTGTTGCAGGAGGGGACCGCCACCCTGCCGCATCCGTTGCGTCATCCGTGGATCGAAGGTGCGATCGTTGTGCTCGGACTGGGGTTACTGGTGGTGGGCGGGCACTGGTTTCTGGAAGGAGCGGTAACGCTCGCTCGCTGGCTGGGATTGTCGGAGGCCTTTATTGGCTTGAGCGTGGTGGCGGTGGGTACGAGCTTGCCGGAACTGGCTACCTCGGTGGTGGCCGCGCTGCGCCGCGAAGCCGATATTGCCGTGGGGAATGTGGTGGGTTCCAATCTGTTCAATCTACTGGCCATTCTGGGACTTTCGGCCGTGGTGCGTCCGCTGCAGACCACGGACGTGCAGCATCTGGACCTGCTGGTCATGAACGCACTGACCTGGGTCCTGCTGCCGCTGATGTGGAGTGGCCACCGCATCCATCGAGGTGAAGGCCTGTTGTTGCTGGGTCTGTACGGCGCCTATCTGTTGGGGCGGGCAGCGCTTTAA
- a CDS encoding DUF4398 domain-containing protein, with translation MKTRWTWGGLLAIGLLWAGCASAPNEQLEAAQRALQAADSAEADVYVADLYRAAQDSLAAAQAEIEAQNARFALARDYKRAEQLLQFVTETAQQATQQVAERKEALRAETEALIAEARQALMQTHELLGRAPRGKEGAIALVSIREDATSVEGLLNEAAAALERGDVFQAHQLAQQARDRAAGLVNELNEAIAKTRPGQGS, from the coding sequence ATGAAGACGCGTTGGACATGGGGCGGACTGCTGGCTATCGGCCTGTTATGGGCGGGCTGTGCCAGTGCCCCGAACGAACAACTTGAAGCGGCGCAGCGTGCGCTTCAGGCCGCAGACAGTGCCGAAGCGGACGTTTATGTGGCCGATCTCTACCGGGCTGCGCAGGATTCACTGGCTGCGGCCCAGGCCGAAATTGAGGCGCAGAATGCCCGCTTCGCACTGGCCCGGGACTACAAGCGGGCCGAGCAACTCCTGCAGTTTGTAACGGAGACGGCGCAGCAGGCGACCCAGCAGGTCGCCGAACGCAAGGAGGCGCTCCGGGCAGAGACCGAGGCGCTCATTGCCGAGGCGCGTCAGGCGCTGATGCAGACGCATGAGCTGCTGGGACGGGCGCCGCGTGGCAAAGAGGGCGCCATCGCGCTGGTGTCGATCCGGGAAGATGCCACCAGCGTGGAAGGCCTGCTGAACGAAGCCGCGGCGGCGCTGGAGCGCGGTGACGTTTTCCAGGCGCATCAGCTGGCGCAGCAAGCCCGCGATCGTGCCGCCGGCCTGGTCAACGAACTGAATGAGGCCATTGCCAAGACGCGTCCGGGACAGGGAAGCTGA